From the Bacillota bacterium genome, one window contains:
- a CDS encoding V-type ATP synthase subunit I yields MPIIEMKKVFLLGHRQEREEIFSILQQFGNVQLTDVKSGSSWDEFKSILDPEQADSKTAETDSTLSEIKFCLEFFQRHFPIRKNFVQQFTGAKLEITSSDYINHISRLEEINMVHSACRKAEDELAHLRNEETQHNSLIEELKPWENFKLPLEEASDGSHVSKGLYTVAADQIETIINMLNESLYAYILDEISEDSEYIYFFFVCLLEEAVIAREIFKEKTVSLAAFPSLKGTAADNMKNVKIELENLVEKRNVILTEVEKLLEYRPMLMTCYDFMFNEYQKHEAVGNLARTENSFLLEGWVPAPVLDDLENLLAGKTETAVIASRDPEYGEEVPVLLHNSGPAEAYEVVTKLYSTPRKKELDPTPFLAPFFFIFFGICLSDAGYGFVLALLALFISRKLRLTGMGGQLLKLLIYGGISSIVFGVLLGSYFGDLLKLPPLWFNPLDDPMRMLFYCFGIGLIHLYFGMSLQAYRNIKAGQSMSAIFDQGFWFIFLNGLILLLIPEFSAAGRWLAIGGAAGLILTQGRAQQGIIKKFLSGLLSLYNVTGYLSDVLSYSRLLALGLATGVIASAINSMGGMISGGIIGTIIMAIVLFGGHIFNIIISTLGSYVHTSRLQYIEFFSKFFEGGGKAFQPFGIKNSYIEVANTDK; encoded by the coding sequence ACAGACGTAAAATCAGGAAGTTCCTGGGACGAATTTAAATCAATTCTTGATCCTGAACAGGCTGATTCAAAAACCGCGGAAACAGATTCAACTCTGAGCGAAATTAAGTTTTGCCTGGAATTTTTCCAGAGGCATTTCCCAATACGTAAAAATTTTGTTCAGCAATTTACCGGCGCCAAGCTGGAAATAACCAGTTCTGATTATATAAATCATATTAGTCGACTGGAAGAAATTAACATGGTCCATTCCGCCTGCCGAAAAGCAGAAGATGAATTAGCACACCTTCGCAATGAGGAAACCCAACATAACAGTTTAATTGAAGAATTAAAGCCATGGGAAAATTTTAAGCTACCCCTTGAAGAAGCTTCAGATGGTTCACATGTTTCAAAGGGCCTTTATACTGTTGCGGCAGATCAGATTGAAACAATTATAAATATGCTGAATGAATCCTTGTATGCCTATATCCTTGATGAAATATCTGAAGACAGCGAGTATATTTACTTCTTTTTTGTATGTCTTCTTGAAGAAGCAGTTATTGCCCGGGAAATATTCAAAGAAAAGACAGTTTCTTTGGCAGCTTTTCCCAGCTTGAAAGGTACAGCTGCTGACAATATGAAAAATGTTAAAATTGAACTGGAAAATCTTGTTGAAAAAAGAAATGTAATTCTCACCGAAGTGGAAAAACTGCTGGAATACCGCCCTATGCTGATGACCTGTTATGATTTTATGTTCAATGAGTACCAAAAGCATGAGGCTGTGGGCAATCTTGCTCGTACTGAGAACAGCTTTCTTCTTGAAGGTTGGGTTCCTGCACCTGTTTTGGATGATCTTGAGAATTTGTTGGCCGGGAAGACGGAAACTGCTGTAATTGCTTCCAGAGATCCCGAGTATGGGGAAGAAGTTCCAGTTCTTCTTCACAACTCAGGGCCTGCAGAAGCATACGAAGTTGTCACCAAATTGTATAGCACTCCCAGAAAAAAAGAGCTTGATCCCACACCTTTTCTTGCGCCGTTTTTCTTTATCTTTTTTGGTATCTGTCTGTCTGATGCCGGATATGGCTTTGTGCTGGCTCTGCTGGCTCTGTTTATATCCAGGAAGCTGAGGCTGACCGGTATGGGTGGGCAGCTGTTGAAGCTGTTAATCTACGGAGGCATTTCCTCAATTGTTTTTGGTGTTCTGCTGGGTAGCTATTTTGGAGATCTTCTCAAGCTTCCGCCTCTGTGGTTTAATCCTTTAGATGATCCCATGAGGATGCTCTTTTACTGCTTTGGAATCGGATTGATCCACCTTTATTTTGGAATGTCACTGCAGGCTTATCGTAATATTAAAGCCGGCCAGTCTATGAGTGCAATATTTGACCAGGGTTTCTGGTTTATCTTTCTGAATGGTTTGATTCTGCTTTTAATACCAGAGTTTTCTGCTGCCGGCCGCTGGTTGGCAATTGGGGGAGCTGCCGGGTTGATCCTCACCCAGGGGCGGGCTCAACAGGGTATAATTAAAAAATTCTTAAGCGGCCTTTTGAGTCTCTATAATGTAACAGGATACTTGAGTGATGTTTTATCCTATTCCCGGCTCCTTGCACTTGGCCTGGCAACGGGAGTTATAGCCTCGGCAATTAATTCTATGGGTGGCATGATCTCCGGAGGTATAATCGGTACTATAATCATGGCTATAGTCCTCTTTGGGGGGCATATTTTCAATATAATTATCAGCACTCTCGGATCTTATGTTCATACAAGCCGTTTGCAGTATATCGAATTCTTTAGCAAGTTCTTTGAAGGTGGAGGCAAAGCTTTTCAGCCATTTGGTATAAAAAACAGTTATATTGAAGTTGCCAACACCGATAAATAA
- a CDS encoding V-type ATP synthase subunit K, translating to MTGIEIALMGAALAVGLAGIGSAIGVGIVGQSAAGLVTEDPDKFGQTLLLQALPGTQGIYGLLTGFIIMQRVGIIGGGLLELTVSEGYSFLMASIPIAIVGLLSAIYQGRVSASAVGLIAKRPEELGKGIVYAVMVETYAVLALLASIMLLFGIPV from the coding sequence ATGACAGGAATTGAAATAGCGCTTATGGGGGCTGCTTTGGCAGTTGGCCTTGCCGGTATAGGATCGGCCATCGGAGTCGGTATTGTTGGTCAAAGCGCTGCCGGACTGGTTACTGAAGACCCGGACAAATTTGGGCAGACCCTACTCTTACAGGCATTACCCGGAACCCAGGGGATCTACGGACTTCTTACCGGTTTTATCATTATGCAGAGAGTGGGAATTATTGGGGGAGGTCTTCTGGAACTTACTGTATCAGAAGGATATTCATTTCTGATGGCTTCAATCCCGATTGCCATAGTTGGATTGCTTTCTGCTATTTATCAGGGAAGAGTTTCGGCATCTGCTGTAGGCTTAATTGCCAAGCGCCCTGAAGAACTTGGTAAAGGTATTGTCTATGCGGTAATGGTTGAAACCTATGCTGTTCTTGCATTGCTTGCCTCAATCATGCTGCTCTTTGGTATACCTGTATAA
- a CDS encoding V-type ATP synthase subunit F encodes MSTYKIAVIGDKDSILGFKTIGVDTFTVTSGEAALDALKKLVAEEYGVIFITEELAGDLQDIIDELNKRILPAVVLIPNSKGTLGLGMQQIKHNVEKAIGADILFRKEG; translated from the coding sequence ATGTCTACTTATAAAATTGCTGTTATTGGTGATAAGGATTCGATCCTCGGGTTTAAAACAATCGGTGTAGACACTTTTACTGTAACCAGCGGTGAAGCTGCTTTAGATGCTTTAAAAAAGCTGGTTGCCGAAGAGTACGGAGTTATCTTTATCACTGAGGAACTGGCCGGGGATCTACAAGATATAATCGATGAACTGAATAAGCGCATATTACCTGCTGTTGTTCTGATTCCCAACAGCAAAGGCACATTGGGATTAGGAATGCAGCAGATAAAGCATAATGTTGAAAAAGCAATTGGCGCAGATATTCTTTTCAGGAAAGAAGGTTGA
- a CDS encoding V-type ATP synthase subunit E family protein — protein sequence MKEGAERIIQRILDDAGKKSDAIQKEAADKTERLVAEAEQKAKRKKQQILEQAGKVAEEHKRRIIGVAQLEARKELLSAKQDLIGDAFSMALNQLIELDEEQYLAVIQKMLLAYIEKGNETVYCSARDLQRIPAGFWKEVKDILKKSGKKGELLIADEPRDIKGGFILKDEKVEINCSFEALLEMKRDELEPAVAAVLFK from the coding sequence GTGAAAGAGGGAGCAGAAAGAATTATCCAGCGGATACTGGATGATGCCGGCAAGAAATCTGATGCTATCCAGAAAGAAGCAGCAGATAAAACAGAGAGACTAGTTGCAGAAGCTGAACAAAAGGCAAAACGTAAAAAGCAGCAAATCCTGGAGCAGGCCGGAAAAGTAGCTGAGGAACATAAAAGGCGGATTATTGGTGTTGCTCAACTTGAAGCACGCAAAGAACTGCTTTCAGCAAAGCAAGACCTTATTGGCGATGCATTTAGCATGGCGTTAAATCAGCTGATTGAACTCGATGAAGAACAGTATCTTGCTGTAATTCAGAAAATGCTGCTTGCCTACATTGAAAAGGGTAATGAAACAGTATATTGCTCTGCAAGAGATTTGCAGAGAATCCCAGCCGGATTTTGGAAAGAAGTTAAGGATATTCTTAAAAAAAGCGGTAAAAAAGGTGAACTGCTGATAGCTGACGAGCCAAGGGATATCAAAGGTGGCTTTATTTTGAAGGACGAAAAGGTGGAAATTAACTGTTCTTTTGAAGCGCTGCTGGAAATGAAAAGGGATGAGCTCGAGCCGGCAGTCGCGGCAGTATTGTTTAAATAA
- a CDS encoding V-type ATP synthase subunit C translates to MPVVDDTIYAYAVGRIRALEAKLIERNRFDRMIDASSASEALKMLAESDYSNAVSELSDVHEFELILTVELKNTFELIRKISPKPELITIMAVRNDIHNLKVLLKAKYLGIKSDLMVPTGSIDLGVVQYAVAEDDYRDLPVKLREAAEKINEDFLVNRNPQAIDLTLDKVLFDQLIFLAGESKSEFLKGLFVRQIDLINLKTLVRIKRMGLDREFFKQVIINHGSLGADRLSGLIDEPLESLITTLSMTDYADLVSDGIRDWLDRGTASRYEKLADDFITSYLKKGKWMPFGPEPLIGYLWAKEIEIKNIRLIMVGKINKLPAEAIRERVRDVYL, encoded by the coding sequence ATGCCAGTAGTAGATGATACAATTTATGCTTATGCAGTTGGGCGTATCAGAGCGCTTGAAGCAAAATTAATTGAAAGAAACCGGTTTGACAGGATGATAGATGCTTCATCGGCATCGGAAGCATTAAAAATGCTGGCTGAATCGGACTACTCCAATGCAGTCAGTGAACTTTCCGATGTTCATGAATTCGAATTGATTCTTACCGTTGAACTTAAGAATACCTTTGAATTGATTCGCAAGATAAGCCCTAAACCGGAATTGATCACAATCATGGCGGTCAGAAATGATATACACAATCTTAAAGTATTGTTAAAAGCAAAATATCTTGGGATAAAAAGTGATCTTATGGTGCCGACTGGTTCTATTGATCTCGGGGTTGTGCAGTATGCCGTTGCTGAGGATGATTACCGGGATCTACCGGTTAAACTGCGCGAAGCAGCAGAAAAGATTAATGAAGATTTTCTGGTGAATCGTAATCCACAGGCTATCGATCTAACCCTTGACAAAGTATTATTTGACCAGCTGATTTTTTTAGCAGGTGAGTCTAAATCAGAATTTCTCAAAGGGTTATTCGTCAGGCAAATTGACCTGATCAACCTGAAAACGCTGGTAAGAATCAAGCGAATGGGTTTGGATCGGGAGTTTTTTAAACAAGTTATAATCAATCATGGTTCTCTCGGCGCCGACCGGCTTTCAGGCTTAATCGACGAACCACTTGAGTCGCTTATCACTACGCTCTCTATGACTGATTATGCTGACCTGGTAAGCGATGGTATCCGGGATTGGCTGGACAGGGGAACCGCCTCACGATATGAAAAACTTGCAGATGACTTTATTACTTCCTATCTGAAAAAAGGCAAATGGATGCCGTTTGGCCCTGAGCCTCTTATCGGATATCTTTGGGCGAAGGAAATTGAGATTAAAAATATCCGCTTGATTATGGTCGGTAAGATTAACAAACTGCCTGCTGAAGCGATCAGGGAGCGAGTTCGTGATGTCTACTTATAA